Proteins from a genomic interval of Nautilia sp. PV-1:
- a CDS encoding polysaccharide lyase family 7 protein, which produces MIFEVFIYCLLTLNIYAYQNNNPFKNLLKQSVKLQAPTSRYNPEYSIGYGKFKPSINNKYFVLDKNRIVFKVCGNHKRSEFRFRKEWKTDNKNGVFLHVLCNVYPVNCNREFTFLQIHADPKKSKAPNKPLLRIVWIKKYKNIKNGIWAVIKNKNSYSKIYLGVLHNPLNIKVEIKKNILKIYYQKKLKVLKDVFYWEKYYSYFKLGVYNQCKGCSISEFYEIDTNTIFSQDKAR; this is translated from the coding sequence ATGATATTTGAAGTTTTTATTTATTGCTTATTAACTTTAAATATATATGCTTATCAAAACAACAATCCGTTTAAAAATCTCCTGAAACAGTCCGTAAAGCTGCAGGCTCCTACAAGCAGATATAATCCTGAATATTCAATAGGTTACGGAAAATTCAAGCCCAGTATCAATAACAAATATTTTGTTTTGGATAAAAACAGAATAGTGTTTAAAGTGTGCGGTAATCATAAAAGAAGCGAGTTTCGTTTTAGAAAAGAATGGAAAACGGATAACAAAAACGGTGTTTTTTTACATGTATTGTGTAATGTATATCCTGTAAACTGTAACAGGGAATTTACTTTTTTACAGATTCATGCTGATCCAAAAAAGTCAAAAGCTCCTAATAAACCTCTTTTAAGAATAGTCTGGATTAAAAAATACAAAAATATAAAAAACGGAATATGGGCAGTAATAAAAAATAAAAACAGCTATTCAAAAATATATTTAGGTGTTTTACATAATCCTTTAAATATAAAAGTTGAAATCAAAAAAAATATTTTAAAAATTTACTATCAAAAAAAATTAAAAGTACTGAAAGACGTTTTTTACTGGGAAAAGTATTACAGCTATTTTAAACTTGGGGTATATAATCAGTGCAAAGGTTGCAGCATAAGCGAATTTTATGAAATTGACACTAATACCATATTCTCTCAAGATAAAGCCCGTTAG
- a CDS encoding restriction endonuclease produces MLIDILKVIGPSLLILAGFYIYIDKKTEEKIEQFQRERALLEKLKENNENFTIEFEEENEFLNDIETYVRKNEDKYKPNSYENEKNTEFLKEEKVDLESINTYSYNMRKSYEIKGKKFEQIVKKYFEKQGYKVIDNSALKGKKDEGIDLIAIDEAKSEYLCIQCKNWEKRKINHNHIKQFLSDYILYLKKHKVEVIKYKKRKFILAIPDRILTKAAYARIKENVDIINYKIINNDI; encoded by the coding sequence GTGTTAATTGATATTCTAAAGGTTATAGGCCCTTCATTATTAATATTGGCTGGGTTTTATATTTATATAGATAAAAAAACTGAAGAAAAAATAGAACAGTTTCAAAGAGAAAGGGCTCTTTTAGAAAAATTAAAAGAAAATAATGAAAATTTCACTATTGAATTTGAAGAAGAAAATGAATTTCTAAATGATATTGAAACCTATGTTAGAAAGAATGAGGATAAATATAAGCCAAATTCGTACGAAAATGAAAAAAATACAGAATTTTTAAAAGAAGAAAAAGTGGATCTTGAAAGTATTAATACTTATTCTTATAATATGAGAAAAAGTTATGAAATAAAAGGAAAAAAATTTGAACAAATAGTAAAGAAATATTTTGAAAAACAAGGATATAAAGTTATTGATAACTCTGCATTAAAAGGAAAAAAAGATGAGGGTATCGACTTAATAGCTATTGATGAAGCAAAAAGTGAGTATTTATGCATTCAATGCAAAAATTGGGAAAAACGTAAAATAAATCATAATCATATTAAACAATTTTTATCGGATTATATTCTATATTTAAAAAAACATAAAGTAGAAGTTATAAAGTATAAAAAAAGAAAATTTATTTTAGCTATACCTGATAGAATTTTAACGAAAGCAGCTTATGCAAGGATTAAAGAAAATGTTGATATTATAAATTATAAAATTATTAATAATGATATTTGA